The Saccharopolyspora gloriosae genome window below encodes:
- the thiC gene encoding phosphomethylpyrimidine synthase ThiC: protein MADVRPPLSTADSNATGTGVTTGPISGSRKVHREVGGLRVPARRIELSNGEHLDVYDTSGPYTDDTATIDVHKGLPETRAGWSAEHRTQLAWAKAGVITREMEFVAAREDLPAELVRDEIARGRAVLPANRCHPESEPMIIGKKFLVKVNANIGNSAVTSSVEEEVEKMVWAARWGADTIMDLSTGKRIHETRERILRNSPVPVGTVPIYQALEKVNGDPARLTWEIYRDTVIEQCEQGVDYMTVHAGVLLRYVPLTAQRVTGIVSRGGSIMAAWCLAHHRESFLYTHFSELCEILRDYDVTFSLGDGLRPGSIADANDRAQFAELETLGELTRIAREHDVQVMIEGPGHVPMHKIAENVRLEEELCDEAPFYTLGPLTTDIAPAYDHITSGIGAAMIAQAGTAMLCYVTPKEHLGLPDRDDVKTGVITYKIAAHAGDLAKGHPRAQEWDDALSKARFEFRWTDQFHLALDPDTAKAYHDQTLPAEPAKTAHFCSMCGPKFCSMKITQDVRDYAEKHGLTSVEAIEEGMREKSEEFTGSGGEVYLPIVN, encoded by the coding sequence ATGGCCGACGTGCGTCCCCCTCTGTCCACTGCGGACTCGAATGCCACCGGGACCGGTGTGACCACCGGGCCGATCAGCGGTTCCCGCAAGGTGCACCGCGAGGTCGGCGGCCTGCGGGTGCCCGCCCGCCGGATCGAGCTCAGCAACGGCGAGCACCTCGACGTCTACGACACCTCCGGGCCCTACACCGACGACACCGCGACCATCGACGTCCACAAAGGACTCCCGGAGACCCGCGCCGGCTGGTCCGCCGAGCACCGGACGCAGCTGGCCTGGGCGAAGGCGGGCGTGATCACCCGCGAGATGGAGTTCGTCGCCGCCCGCGAGGACCTGCCCGCCGAGCTGGTGCGCGACGAGATCGCCCGCGGTCGCGCGGTGCTGCCCGCCAACCGGTGCCACCCCGAGAGCGAACCGATGATCATCGGGAAGAAGTTCCTGGTGAAGGTCAACGCGAACATCGGCAACTCGGCGGTGACCTCGTCGGTGGAGGAGGAGGTCGAGAAGATGGTGTGGGCGGCCCGCTGGGGCGCCGACACGATCATGGACCTGTCCACCGGCAAGCGCATCCACGAGACGCGCGAGCGCATCCTGCGCAACTCGCCGGTGCCGGTCGGCACCGTGCCGATCTACCAGGCGCTGGAGAAGGTCAACGGCGACCCGGCCCGGCTGACCTGGGAGATCTACCGGGACACCGTGATCGAACAGTGCGAGCAGGGCGTCGACTACATGACCGTGCACGCCGGAGTGCTGCTGCGGTACGTGCCGCTGACCGCGCAGCGCGTCACCGGCATCGTCTCCCGCGGCGGCTCGATCATGGCCGCGTGGTGCCTGGCGCACCACCGCGAGAGCTTCCTCTACACGCACTTCTCCGAGCTGTGCGAGATCCTGCGCGACTACGACGTCACCTTCTCCCTCGGCGACGGCCTGCGCCCCGGCTCCATCGCCGACGCCAACGACCGCGCCCAGTTCGCCGAACTGGAGACGCTCGGCGAGCTCACCCGCATCGCCCGCGAACACGACGTGCAGGTGATGATCGAAGGCCCCGGCCACGTGCCGATGCACAAGATCGCGGAGAACGTGCGGCTCGAGGAGGAGCTGTGCGACGAGGCGCCGTTCTACACGCTGGGGCCGCTGACCACCGACATCGCGCCCGCCTACGACCACATCACCTCCGGGATCGGCGCGGCGATGATCGCGCAGGCCGGCACGGCGATGCTCTGCTACGTCACGCCGAAGGAGCACCTCGGACTGCCCGACCGGGACGACGTGAAGACCGGGGTGATCACCTACAAGATCGCCGCGCACGCCGGTGACCTCGCCAAGGGGCATCCGCGCGCTCAGGAGTGGGACGACGCGCTGTCGAAGGCGCGCTTCGAGTTCCGCTGGACCGACCAGTTCCACCTGGCGCTCGACCCCGACACCGCGAAGGCCTACCACGACCAGACGCTGCCCGCGGAACCCGCGAAGACCGCGCACTTCTGCTCGATGTGCGGGCCGAAGTTCTGCTCCATGAAGATCACCCAGGACGTGCGCGACTACGCCGAGAAGCACGGCCTCACCAGCGTCGAGGCGATCGAGGAAGGCATGCGGGAGAAGTCCGAGGAGTTCACCGGCTCCGGCGGCGAGGTCTACCTCCCCATCGTCAACTGA
- a CDS encoding peptide deformylase, with amino-acid sequence MAVHPIRIVGDPVLHHPTRPVEHFDEALRTLVDDMFETNTAANGAGLAATQIGVDLRVFVYDCPDDEGVRHRGVVVNPTLETSAIPETMPDPDDDWEGCLSVPGEAFPTGRASWAKVTGFDVDGSPVEVEGTGFFARCLQHETDHLDGYLYLNRLIGRNARAAKKAVKRNGWGLPGHSWDPAVEGDPFADDED; translated from the coding sequence ATGGCTGTTCACCCGATCCGCATCGTGGGCGACCCGGTTCTGCACCACCCCACCCGCCCCGTCGAGCACTTCGACGAGGCGCTGCGCACCCTGGTCGACGACATGTTCGAGACGAACACCGCCGCCAACGGTGCCGGGCTCGCAGCCACCCAGATCGGCGTCGACCTGCGGGTCTTCGTCTACGACTGCCCCGACGACGAGGGCGTGCGGCACCGCGGCGTGGTGGTCAACCCGACGCTGGAGACGAGCGCGATCCCCGAGACGATGCCGGACCCGGACGATGACTGGGAAGGCTGCCTGTCGGTGCCCGGCGAGGCGTTCCCGACCGGGCGGGCGAGCTGGGCGAAGGTCACCGGGTTCGACGTGGACGGCTCGCCCGTGGAGGTCGAGGGCACCGGGTTCTTCGCCCGCTGCCTGCAGCACGAGACCGACCACCTGGACGGCTACCTGTACTTGAACCGGCTGATCGGGCGCAACGCGCGCGCGGCGAAGAAAGCGGTCAAGCGCAACGGCTGGGGCCTTCCCGGCCACTCCTGGGACCCGGCGGTCGAAGGCGACCCGTTCGCCGACGACGAGGACTGA
- the thiG gene encoding thiazole synthase (functions in thiamine (vitamin B1) biosynthesis; in Bacillus subtilis this enzyme catalyzes the formation of thiazole from dehydroxyglycine and 1-deoxy-D-xylulose-5-phosphate and ThiS-thiocarboxylate) translates to MDDPLVIAGREFGSRLITGTGGAANLSVLERALLASGTELTTVAMRRADAGGRTGVLDLLHRLGIEALPNTAGCRTAAEAVLTAQLAREALETNWVKLEVVADDDTLLPDPVELLDAAEQLVDQGFVVLAYTNDDPVLATRLADAGCAAVMPLGSPIGTGLGIRNPHNIEMIVSRATVPIVLDAGIGTASDAALAMELGCDAVLLASAVTRAQDPERMAAAMRSAVEAGRLAVGAGRIPQRFWATASSPARS, encoded by the coding sequence GTGGACGATCCACTGGTGATCGCCGGGCGCGAGTTCGGCTCGCGGCTGATCACGGGAACCGGGGGCGCAGCGAACCTGTCCGTCCTGGAACGCGCGCTGCTGGCCTCCGGCACCGAGCTCACGACGGTCGCGATGCGCCGCGCCGACGCGGGCGGGCGCACCGGCGTGCTCGACCTGCTGCACCGGCTCGGCATCGAAGCGCTGCCCAACACCGCGGGCTGCCGCACCGCGGCGGAAGCGGTCCTCACCGCGCAACTGGCGCGGGAAGCCCTGGAGACGAACTGGGTGAAGCTGGAAGTCGTGGCCGACGACGACACCCTGCTGCCCGACCCGGTGGAACTGCTCGACGCCGCCGAACAGCTCGTCGACCAAGGATTCGTGGTGCTCGCCTACACCAACGACGACCCGGTGCTGGCGACCCGGCTCGCCGACGCCGGCTGCGCGGCCGTGATGCCGCTGGGCTCGCCGATCGGCACCGGCCTCGGCATCCGGAACCCGCACAACATCGAGATGATCGTGTCCCGCGCGACCGTGCCGATCGTGCTCGACGCCGGCATCGGCACCGCCTCCGACGCGGCGCTCGCGATGGAACTGGGCTGCGACGCGGTGCTGCTCGCCAGCGCCGTCACCCGCGCCCAAGACCCGGAACGGATGGCCGCCGCGATGCGGTCCGCCGTCGAGGCCGGTCGGCTCGCCGTCGGTGCGGGCCGGATTCCCCAACGCTTCTGGGCCACCGCCTCCAGCCCCGCACGTTCTTGA
- the thiS gene encoding sulfur carrier protein ThiS, with translation MQVVINGSARPVDEDATLAAVLAEFGVPERGVAVAIDGTVVPRASWAATELHDGAAVEVLTAVQGG, from the coding sequence GTGCAAGTAGTGATCAACGGATCGGCTCGGCCGGTGGACGAGGACGCCACGCTCGCCGCGGTGCTGGCCGAGTTCGGCGTGCCCGAACGAGGAGTCGCCGTCGCCATCGACGGAACCGTGGTGCCCAGGGCCTCCTGGGCGGCCACCGAACTGCACGACGGCGCCGCCGTCGAAGTGCTCACCGCGGTGCAAGGAGGCTGA
- a CDS encoding DUF3263 domain-containing protein, translating to MPRVPAEPSTSDDSAFAERAAGASADRELGDRELSILAFERQWWKGAGGKERAIRELFDMSGTRYYQVLNNLLDDPAAARVDPMLIKRLRKVRASRQRARQARRLGIEWH from the coding sequence CTGCCGCGAGTTCCCGCCGAACCGTCCACATCGGACGATTCGGCGTTCGCGGAACGGGCGGCGGGTGCCTCGGCCGATCGGGAGCTCGGCGATCGCGAGCTGAGCATCCTCGCGTTCGAACGGCAGTGGTGGAAGGGCGCGGGCGGCAAGGAACGGGCCATCCGCGAGCTGTTCGACATGTCCGGCACGCGGTACTACCAGGTGCTGAACAACCTGTTGGACGACCCGGCGGCGGCCAGGGTGGATCCGATGCTGATCAAACGTTTGCGCAAGGTGCGGGCGAGTCGGCAGCGTGCCCGGCAGGCCCGCCGACTGGGAATCGAGTGGCACTGA
- a CDS encoding LytR C-terminal domain-containing protein: protein MTSGEPPTSPSAAKIGGYALIGAGALSAVIGLTTLVSGGSDDAAAPPVDQQQTEAPLPPLPPLPASSEEPPPSSSIAQPPPAAEEPPQLPDPEPQAPPVNQPRPEAPDAEHGRQHIVVRVYNNSTIKGLAHRAADDFRSVGYEVPEVGNYARGTIPTTTVYYRPGTAEEAQAKEVAAAFQARAEPRFEGVGDASPGVIAIITNDYKGLGKGGK, encoded by the coding sequence ATGACTTCCGGGGAACCCCCGACCAGCCCGTCCGCCGCGAAGATCGGCGGTTACGCCCTCATCGGAGCGGGCGCGCTCTCGGCCGTGATCGGCCTGACGACCTTGGTCTCCGGCGGCTCGGATGACGCCGCGGCGCCGCCGGTCGATCAGCAGCAGACGGAGGCGCCGCTGCCGCCGTTGCCGCCGCTGCCCGCGAGTTCCGAGGAACCGCCGCCGTCCTCGTCGATCGCGCAGCCGCCGCCCGCCGCCGAGGAGCCGCCGCAGCTGCCGGATCCCGAGCCGCAGGCCCCGCCGGTGAACCAGCCGCGCCCGGAAGCGCCGGACGCCGAGCACGGCCGGCAGCACATCGTCGTGCGGGTCTACAACAACAGCACCATCAAGGGCTTGGCGCACCGGGCCGCCGACGACTTCCGCAGCGTCGGCTACGAGGTCCCGGAGGTCGGCAACTACGCGCGCGGCACGATCCCCACGACGACCGTCTACTACCGCCCCGGCACCGCCGAGGAGGCGCAGGCCAAGGAGGTCGCCGCTGCGTTCCAGGCCCGAGCGGAACCCCGCTTCGAAGGAGTCGGCGACGCGAGCCCCGGCGTAATAGCCATCATCACCAACGACTACAAGGGCCTAGGCAAGGGCGGCAAGTAA
- a CDS encoding AAA family ATPase has product MPSLTLNVRLSPSAADTRRGVVRLHPEVLDALGLRPWDAVALTGARVTVALAAAADRGGPAGVVLVDDVALMNLGLGEGAEVGVAPVRATPARRVTVAGSRLATAAAPPEVIRLALTGKVFRPGDTVSLLPQDLAPSTAAHAGQVRSRLSASIGTTWTNELITIAATDPDGPATVQPSTVVTWRGSPEPAPSAPAEPEEVGPAAPPSPVAPTEPAVPVSDLAGSRETANRLAEWLRLSFEQPELLHRLGATARLGVLVSGPSGVGKATLVRSVAASVSAELVEVTAPSIAALESRGAARRLQESLDRATEIAANGRNCVLLLTDVDSLLPATEPPPLATVALDALTAAMNAERVAIVVTSAQPQSVDPRLREPGRIDRELTIGLPDSATRVELLRVLLRNTPLAADVELGELAERTPGFAAADLVALCRESAVRAALRHRDNAAEPTLSQHDLIAALSSVRPISMSTSDDLRTGGLTLDDVGNMVDVKQSLTETVLWPLRYPDSFTRLGVEPPRGVLLYGPPGCGKTFLIRALAGSGRLNVLSVKGAELMDKFVGESERAVRELFLRAANAAPTLIFLDEVDALAPRRGQSSDSGVGDRVVAALLTELDGVEPMRDVVVLGATNRPELVDPALLRPGRLERLVYVPPPDQHARAEILRSAAKNTPLTPDVDLAAVAADLDGYSAADCAALVREAALTAMRESLDAAEVSAAHLDAARRAVRPSLDPDQLATLQSYADSRR; this is encoded by the coding sequence GTGCCGTCCTTGACCTTGAACGTTCGCTTGTCGCCGTCCGCTGCCGACACCCGTCGTGGTGTGGTGCGGTTGCACCCGGAAGTGCTCGACGCGTTGGGGTTGCGGCCGTGGGACGCGGTGGCGCTCACCGGGGCTCGGGTGACGGTGGCGTTGGCCGCCGCCGCGGACCGCGGCGGGCCGGCGGGCGTGGTGCTCGTCGACGACGTGGCCCTGATGAACCTGGGACTCGGTGAAGGCGCCGAAGTCGGCGTCGCGCCGGTGCGGGCGACCCCCGCTCGGCGGGTCACGGTGGCCGGTTCCCGGCTCGCCACCGCCGCGGCTCCGCCGGAAGTGATCAGGCTGGCGCTGACCGGCAAGGTCTTCCGGCCGGGGGACACCGTGTCGCTGCTGCCGCAGGACCTCGCCCCGTCGACGGCGGCCCACGCCGGGCAGGTCCGCAGCAGGCTCTCCGCGTCGATCGGCACGACCTGGACCAACGAGCTGATCACCATCGCCGCCACCGATCCGGACGGCCCCGCCACCGTGCAACCGTCCACTGTGGTCACTTGGCGCGGCTCCCCCGAACCCGCCCCGAGCGCGCCCGCCGAACCCGAGGAAGTCGGCCCCGCCGCACCTCCCTCCCCGGTGGCGCCCACCGAACCCGCCGTCCCCGTCAGCGACCTCGCCGGATCGCGCGAGACCGCGAACCGGCTCGCCGAATGGCTCCGGTTGTCGTTCGAACAACCGGAACTGCTGCACCGGCTCGGCGCCACCGCCCGGCTCGGCGTGCTCGTCAGCGGCCCGTCCGGTGTCGGCAAAGCCACCCTGGTGCGCTCGGTCGCGGCCTCCGTGTCCGCGGAACTCGTCGAAGTCACCGCGCCCAGCATCGCCGCCCTCGAATCCCGCGGCGCCGCCCGACGCCTCCAAGAATCCCTGGACCGCGCCACGGAGATCGCCGCGAACGGCCGGAACTGCGTGCTGCTGCTCACCGACGTGGACAGCCTGCTGCCCGCCACCGAACCGCCGCCCCTGGCGACCGTCGCGCTCGACGCGCTCACCGCCGCGATGAACGCCGAGCGGGTCGCCATCGTCGTCACCAGCGCACAACCCCAATCCGTCGACCCCCGGCTGCGCGAACCCGGCCGGATCGACCGGGAACTGACCATCGGACTCCCCGACTCCGCGACCCGCGTGGAACTGCTGCGCGTGCTGCTGCGCAACACGCCGCTCGCCGCCGACGTGGAACTCGGCGAACTCGCCGAACGGACACCGGGCTTCGCCGCGGCCGACCTGGTGGCGCTGTGCCGGGAATCCGCGGTGCGCGCCGCGCTGCGCCACCGCGACAACGCGGCCGAACCCACCCTCTCCCAGCACGACCTCATCGCCGCGCTGTCCTCCGTGCGCCCCATCTCGATGTCCACATCGGACGACCTGCGCACCGGCGGGCTCACCCTGGACGACGTGGGCAACATGGTCGACGTCAAGCAATCGCTCACCGAAACGGTGCTGTGGCCGCTGCGCTACCCGGACTCGTTCACCCGGCTCGGCGTGGAACCACCGCGCGGCGTGCTGCTGTACGGGCCACCGGGCTGCGGCAAGACGTTCCTGATCCGGGCGCTCGCGGGCAGCGGACGGCTCAACGTGCTGTCCGTCAAAGGCGCCGAACTGATGGACAAGTTCGTCGGCGAATCCGAACGAGCCGTGCGCGAACTGTTCCTGCGCGCCGCCAACGCCGCCCCCACCCTGATCTTCCTCGACGAAGTGGACGCACTCGCACCGCGACGCGGCCAATCCAGCGACTCCGGCGTCGGAGACCGCGTCGTGGCGGCGCTGCTCACCGAACTCGACGGCGTCGAACCCATGCGGGACGTGGTGGTGCTCGGCGCGACCAACCGCCCCGAACTCGTCGACCCGGCCCTGCTGCGCCCCGGCAGACTGGAACGCCTGGTCTACGTCCCGCCGCCGGACCAGCACGCGCGGGCGGAAATCCTGCGCTCCGCGGCGAAGAACACCCCGCTCACCCCCGACGTGGACCTGGCTGCGGTGGCCGCCGACCTCGACGGCTACTCCGCCGCCGACTGCGCCGCCCTCGTCCGCGAAGCCGCGCTCACCGCGATGCGCGAATCCCTCGACGCCGCCGAAGTTTCCGCCGCGCACCTCGACGCCGCCCGCCGAGCAGTCCGCCCCTCGCTGGACCCCGACCAACTAGCAACCCTGCAGTCCTACGCTGATTCACGTCGTTGA
- a CDS encoding Uma2 family endonuclease: protein MRDDTSTGGDRVVSAAPVLQESSWETFLLVALRERMTPAVVLPGEDALLAVEITSKSGAETDRGAKHKAYAQAGIPLYLLIDRFAPRWPTVTLFSEPDGDAYRESHAVPFGKPIELPSPFDVTLETQDFPR, encoded by the coding sequence GTGCGCGACGACACCAGCACAGGAGGTGATCGCGTTGTGAGTGCTGCACCGGTGCTCCAGGAATCGTCCTGGGAGACGTTTCTGCTGGTGGCTTTGCGGGAGCGAATGACACCGGCGGTCGTGTTGCCGGGCGAAGACGCCCTGCTCGCCGTGGAGATCACGTCGAAGAGCGGTGCCGAGACCGACCGCGGCGCCAAGCACAAGGCGTACGCGCAGGCCGGAATTCCGCTGTACCTGCTCATCGACCGCTTCGCGCCGCGCTGGCCCACGGTCACGCTGTTCTCCGAACCCGATGGCGACGCCTACCGGGAATCGCACGCCGTCCCGTTCGGGAAGCCGATCGAGCTGCCGTCGCCGTTCGACGTCACGCTGGAAACGCAGGACTTCCCGCGGTGA
- a CDS encoding FUSC family protein, with product MKNRLIAGLNTEAGAPDLRQRQYAMAVLVTAVAATAVGWLLDLRTPALIGGLTAVFALVAAGGQSLRSDLHRFSWFGPALVLVMAVGPLLDGIPVLAGLLVAAVVFGSGMLPALGEQYRVSGQTFAAATLVATTTGIGAGQPAWMLFLSTAAGAVFALVLRVLIGIGDPTRATRHAVSRTLLEPGPGVLEIAASAWRADGSSTWLGQVLAGAARFRAARETLLAQAQQADRVEAERLHRIVVEADLVAAELARAVRSRACSGLPAMARVDPAQAVVAEGGRQDLPEAVRGMNEGLDRIRGAVVQRTEAAASPPAPGGRRQRALGGIKAHLSLRSSLFRHALRCTLAVGVGMVIVLLLHDPSASTLLLGLYVVLAPAARDSMNGALERTGGAVLGVVMLSVLITVLPGVYLLVPVVVAGMLLGVERLRTDYQVLLSSLIVVTVIDQAMRLDRPLANIAISFASNTAVGAAIALGVGYISFIVLPSSMVPDVRGAIRSTVWSVSELLRSVRAAGQGHDVHAAMRSAHVLALRRTQDLLGMPALLDDPESDEDKDATRAAATALDALRQDVATLAFRPENERAVAVPALKAVDQLLSGRSTAKIPDIQSTGAPATELLASSLVENALHARAAIDQTLGNEPWKSYTINFVRTERLRIR from the coding sequence ATGAAGAACCGGCTGATCGCCGGGCTGAACACCGAGGCCGGTGCCCCCGACCTCAGACAACGCCAGTACGCAATGGCGGTGCTGGTCACCGCGGTGGCCGCGACCGCCGTCGGCTGGCTGCTCGACCTGCGCACGCCCGCGCTCATCGGCGGGCTCACCGCCGTGTTCGCGCTGGTCGCCGCCGGGGGCCAGTCGCTGCGCTCGGACCTGCACCGGTTCTCGTGGTTCGGGCCCGCGCTGGTGCTGGTGATGGCGGTCGGGCCGCTGCTGGACGGCATCCCGGTGCTGGCCGGGCTGCTGGTCGCGGCGGTCGTGTTCGGCTCCGGCATGCTGCCCGCGCTCGGCGAGCAGTACCGGGTCAGCGGCCAGACCTTCGCCGCCGCCACCCTCGTCGCCACCACCACCGGCATCGGCGCCGGGCAGCCCGCGTGGATGCTGTTCCTGTCCACCGCGGCGGGCGCGGTGTTCGCGCTGGTCCTGCGCGTGCTCATCGGGATCGGCGACCCCACCCGCGCCACCCGGCACGCCGTGTCCCGCACCCTGCTCGAACCCGGTCCGGGCGTGCTGGAGATCGCGGCGAGCGCGTGGCGCGCGGACGGCTCCAGCACGTGGCTCGGCCAGGTGCTCGCCGGTGCCGCCCGGTTCCGCGCCGCCCGCGAAACGCTGCTGGCCCAGGCGCAGCAGGCGGATCGGGTCGAAGCGGAACGCCTGCACCGCATCGTCGTCGAAGCGGACCTCGTCGCCGCCGAACTCGCCCGCGCCGTGCGCTCCCGCGCGTGCAGCGGACTGCCCGCGATGGCGCGCGTCGACCCGGCGCAGGCCGTCGTCGCCGAAGGCGGGCGGCAGGACCTGCCCGAAGCGGTGCGCGGCATGAACGAGGGACTCGACCGCATCCGCGGCGCCGTCGTGCAGCGCACCGAGGCCGCGGCCAGCCCGCCCGCTCCCGGCGGCCGCCGCCAGCGGGCCCTCGGCGGGATCAAGGCGCACCTGTCGCTGCGCTCCTCGCTGTTCCGGCACGCGCTGCGCTGCACGCTCGCCGTCGGCGTCGGCATGGTCATCGTGCTGCTGCTGCACGACCCGTCGGCCTCGACGCTGCTGCTCGGGCTGTACGTGGTGCTCGCGCCCGCCGCTCGGGACAGCATGAACGGCGCGCTGGAACGCACCGGCGGCGCCGTGCTCGGCGTGGTCATGCTGTCGGTGCTGATCACCGTGCTGCCCGGCGTCTACCTGCTCGTCCCGGTGGTGGTCGCGGGCATGCTGCTCGGGGTGGAGCGGTTGCGCACCGACTACCAGGTGCTGCTGAGCTCGCTGATCGTCGTGACCGTGATCGACCAGGCGATGCGGCTGGACCGCCCGCTGGCGAACATCGCGATCAGCTTCGCCTCGAACACCGCCGTCGGCGCCGCCATCGCGCTCGGCGTGGGCTACATCAGCTTCATCGTGCTGCCCAGCAGCATGGTCCCCGACGTGCGCGGCGCCATCCGCTCCACCGTGTGGTCGGTGTCGGAGCTGCTGCGCAGCGTGCGCGCCGCCGGTCAGGGCCACGACGTGCACGCCGCGATGCGCTCCGCGCACGTGCTGGCGCTGCGCCGCACCCAGGACCTGCTGGGCATGCCCGCGCTGCTGGACGACCCCGAGTCCGACGAGGACAAGGACGCGACGCGGGCGGCGGCGACCGCGCTGGACGCGCTGCGCCAGGACGTGGCCACGCTGGCGTTCCGCCCCGAGAACGAGCGGGCGGTCGCGGTGCCCGCGCTCAAGGCGGTGGACCAGCTGCTCAGCGGGCGGAGCACGGCGAAGATCCCGGACATCCAGTCCACCGGCGCCCCCGCCACGGAACTGCTGGCCAGCTCGCTGGTCGAGAACGCGCTGCACGCCCGCGCCGCCATCGACCAGACCCTCGGCAACGAACCCTGGAAGAGCTACACCATCAACTTCGTCCGAACAGAACGCCTCAGAATCCGCTGA
- the thiD gene encoding bifunctional hydroxymethylpyrimidine kinase/phosphomethylpyrimidine kinase, which produces MHATPAHLRQPAHDTAPPTALTIAGSDSGGSAGMHADLRAFFSCGVHGMTAVTAVTVQNTVGVTGLVEIPPETVAAQIAAVASDIGVDAAKTGVLSSAATIEAVVAVCDEHGIGRTGRTPFVVDPVAASRSGEPLLRPDALDALRYQAFPRATLVTPNLDEVRLLTGLEARSRDDLLDAAKAIHDFGPDWVLIKSGHLLDDPECVDLLFNGTDAIPLPGPRYSTEHTHGAGDVFASAITAALAKGASMPDAVAAGKRFVTRSVEHAYPLGSGVGPVSTFWRVSPRSL; this is translated from the coding sequence ATGCACGCGACACCCGCCCACCTGCGACAACCGGCGCACGACACGGCGCCGCCGACGGCGCTGACCATCGCCGGTTCCGACTCCGGCGGCAGCGCCGGCATGCACGCCGACCTCCGGGCCTTCTTCTCCTGCGGGGTGCACGGCATGACGGCCGTGACCGCGGTGACCGTGCAGAACACCGTCGGCGTCACCGGGCTCGTGGAGATCCCGCCGGAGACCGTCGCCGCGCAGATCGCCGCCGTCGCCTCCGACATCGGGGTGGACGCGGCGAAGACCGGGGTGCTGTCGTCGGCGGCGACGATCGAAGCCGTCGTCGCGGTCTGCGACGAGCACGGCATCGGGCGCACCGGCCGCACCCCGTTCGTCGTCGACCCCGTCGCCGCGTCCCGCAGCGGTGAGCCGCTGCTGCGCCCGGACGCCCTCGACGCCCTGCGCTACCAGGCCTTCCCGCGCGCCACGCTGGTGACGCCGAACCTCGACGAGGTCCGGCTGCTCACCGGCCTGGAGGCGCGCAGCCGGGACGACCTGCTGGACGCGGCGAAGGCGATCCACGACTTCGGCCCCGACTGGGTGCTGATCAAGAGCGGCCACCTGCTCGACGACCCGGAGTGCGTGGACCTGCTGTTCAACGGCACCGACGCGATCCCGCTGCCCGGCCCGCGCTATTCGACGGAGCACACGCACGGCGCGGGCGACGTGTTCGCCTCGGCGATCACGGCCGCGCTGGCGAAGGGCGCGTCGATGCCGGACGCCGTCGCCGCCGGCAAGCGGTTCGTGACGCGCAGCGTGGAGCACGCGTACCCGCTCGGCTCGGGCGTGGGGCCGGTGTCGACGTTCTGGCGGGTGAGCCCGCGCTCGCTCTGA